The DNA window GTGAATTAGGGGTGCCTATGTCACCCCCTCACATCATCCCTCCaccctacactgcagcctcactcaCATTTCGGTGGCCACAGCCTGGATGCCCCCGTGGGCCACCAGGGTCCAGTAGCTGCCGGTGTTGGTGTGGAGGCTGCACTTGTTGGTGTCACGGTCGATCTGCAGCTGGAAGGTCTCGTGGTTCAGCTCCTCGTCCTGGTTTGCTGAGACATTCACACCTGGGGGAGAGTGGaggttggtgctgggcctgctCTGGACATGGGCACTGGTCACGCTCCAGCCACCAGCGCCACTCCAGGTCCAGCGACTGGCACTGGTCCTgtcctggccctgggcagcagcctcaGTCTGGCCATGGTCACCGATCCCACTTTGGCACTAGTTGGCACCGGTCCTACTCCATTCATCATCAGTGACCCcactgtgaccactgtcaccaatcccagcccagccacaggcactgaTCCCACTGAGCCATTGTCACCAGTCCCACTCAGGACATCAGGACCagttccagcccagcccattgTCACTGTCCCATTCCAGCCATTGGCACCCATCCTGTTCCAGCCATGGGTATCGGTTCcactctgctggctcctgtcaCCAAAGCCACTCTGTCCACGGTCACTGATCCTGCTGTGGCCATTGGCAGCGATCCTGCTCTGGCCAGCAGGACCAATCCCATTGCAGCCATTGTCCCACCCCACCCATCACCACCACGGGCACCCTCCCCtgcccccaaatcctcctgcGAACAATTGTGCTAATTGGGCTGGTTAATCAGCTTGTCACCGCCGTGTCCATCTGGTCACAAACCCCTATTTATAGCTGGTCCCCCTCGTCACCCAGCACTAAGCTGCTTGGCACAGGGGTGGCACCGTCcctggggggcacctgggggcgAATGGGGTCCCTTGGGTCTCTGACAAGGGGTTCTGCTCACCTGTGGTCACATCTGCTGGCTCTACACACGTGTGTGCACACAGGGCATCGTGTGTGGCCTGCACAGGCACACATGTGACCCTGTGGATGCTGCACGAAGTGTgacacacctgtgtgtgtgtgtgtgtgtgtgtgtgcacgtACACACCTGTGCACACCTACACCCCTGCACGTGTTCACACACATAcccacagagccctgcacatgcacacacatgtgTACACACACACCCACGCCTTcccccccagctgctcccactcCATCCTCACTGACCTCAGCCCCCCAGGCACACAGGACCCCCGTgtccctctccagcagccaggctggggttccccatgtccccaggatGTGGCTGTAGGATCCCCCCAGGTAAGCACAGCCCTATGGGGTTGCTGCTATGGGGTctgccccagggtgggggtcccagggctgctcccacagAGCTGTGGGGTCCCTGGGTGGGCAGGGAGCGGGTGTGGGGAGCTCTTACCCTGCCGGATGGAGACATATCTGCCATTGGCCGCCGTGAACACCACCTGGGGGTGACTCTCCTCCAGGTCAAAGAGTTCATCTTTGCCCGGCTTGGAGCTGCGGCCAGATTTGAGGGTGCCGGTGGGTCCGGTGGGCGCCAGGTACTTCCCATCGCAGTCCTTGAACGCCAGCTTGCCCGCCTTGAACTCGAGGGTGTAGCCGGTGCCGGCGCCGGGCTCGGGCACCAGGGTGCCATCGCAGCGCAGGTAGCGCTCGTCGGCCGTGCGCAGGCTGTACTTCTTGTCCTGGAAGCAGAGCGTGATGAGCGCGTCCACGCCCCACGGCAGGTTGCTGTCGGTGGCGATCTCGTCCTCGTGGGCGCTCAGGTGCGCGTAGCGGCGGCGGCTGACGCTCAGCAGGTTGGCCTGGGGGTGCATGGCCAGGTGCACGGTCCAGAGCTCGCCCTCGGTCACGCTGGGGGCGAAGCAGGACAGGCGGTCCTCGCGGCCGCCGAAGAAGCGCCGGTGCGGGGCCGACTGCAGCGCCCAGCGCCCGTCCGACTGCGTGATGATGCTGAAGCCTTCGTCCCGGCCCGGCTGCTCCGCCTCGCAGCGCACCTTGCCGTCCTTGTCGGCGCCCAGGTAGCGGCCCAGGTGGCTCTTGAGGAAGACGATGGAGCTGTCGGCTTCATCCTGCTCCAGCGTCCAGATCTGCTTGCGCTTGAGGCTGGGCGCCGAGGCGTTCACCTTGTAGCCGAAGCTCTCCGCCGTCAGGTAGCGGCTCTCGCAGTTGATCAGCCCGAACTGGATCTTCAGCACCTGGTGGATCCCATTCGTTGGCATCTTCCGCCGAGGCGGGGCGGCCCCCGGGGGCCGGCGGGGGCTCCCCGGCGCTGCCGAGCCCGGGCGTCGCGGCGGGGCCGGACGGAGCGCCCGCGGCAGGGGCGGCTGCGCTGCCCGGGACCCACGGAGCGGGACGGGGCCCCGAGGGGGCTGAGACCCGTTCGGTCACCCGCGGGTGGGATTAGAGAGCGGCCGGCTTGCGATGGGCACCGGGGGCGCCCGGGCGAGGGGGCACCGCGGCAGCCCCCGGCCACGCCACCGTCCCTCGCCGCGGCCCCGTCGTGCTGTGGCGGAGCCGCGGGTGGAAAACTTGGGTGGGAACCCGATCCGGGCCGGCGTATCCGTTCCGATGCCGGCGGGTTAAGGTTACCGGCCCCTCTGATTCAGCAGCGGGTCACCTCCAGCCGCGCCGCCTCCCGGCCAGCCCCTAAGCGCCTTTTCCAATTAGCCAGGCATTTTGATTAGTGTAAACCTTTTATCCTGCTTTGGGGCCCTTGGCCTCCATCTGTCCTGTggccccaaatccctcctgcagctgtggaTCGGGGTCACGGACGCCCCCGAGGGGCGTGGGCTCCTTCGGGGCTGAGCCCGCCCGGAGCTCATGGCAGAGATGAGGGTCCGAAGAGGGTCCGGCCCTTtgggggggacaggaggggatggggacaggaggggacaacGGGgtaggggacaggaggggacagtccCCACTtcaaccccagccctgctgggatcccCGTCCTCGCCCACGCTCTACTGGGGGACAGATGGGGACGGGCTCTGTCACCAGCCGGGCCCCCCGAATTGTCCCGACCCCCGTGCCGGGGTCCGGCCGTGCCGTGGCGGTACCGCTCCGGCTCCCGCCGCCGTCCCCCGGGCCCTGCGGCTCCGGTGTCAGCCCGGTGCCCGGTTATTGTTCCCGCACACAGCCCCAGCTTTGGTTGCTCATGACTTTTTCATGCTGGGCTGGCGCTGCCCGCGCCGGGGGGTGCCGAGGCCCCCCGAGCCGCGACACCCGAgccgcgcccgcccgcccgctgtAACTGACCCCCGAAACGGAGCCGGCTCGGCTTTCGGGGCCCGCCGAGGGGGGAATAAATGGGTCAGGGTCCCGGGGGGCCCGGGGGGGCCGCGGGGCTCTCGGTGGGTGCCCGCCGGCACCTGCCCGGCAGCGCGGCCGGGAGCGGCATTTATACATGCCGGCCCCCCCGCCACCCCCGGCGGGGTCAGGTTCCCCTCGGGGGGGCCCTGGGCGCTGCCCCACAGGCACagcgtgtccctgtgtccccccggCCTGGGGACAGCCGGACCCCTCCCCACTGAGGGCTGCCGGGACCGGACGTGCTTGTGACAACCCCGCAGGGGGCTGGGGTGGGCGACCCCTCGGTGTGGGTGTCCCCTCCGGATGAGTGACCCCCCGATTTCCGTCCAACACCAGGATGGACAATGggggtgctgggtgctgggctgcCAGAGGGGGTCCCCAGCGCACAATAATGGTGGGGGGCTGCCAGAGGGGAAGGGGGGAGGGGGGTTCAGCTGTGCCCCACACCCCCGGGGGGTCAGGCAGGGTCTTGGGGTGGGGGTCAGAGGGTGTCGGGGCTCTGATGGGGGGAGCCCCTCCTGGTGCCCACCCAGGGAGGGGCTCGGGGGGTCCGGTGGGGGATCAGGAGGGGAATCGGGCACCTGCGAGGTGGGACCCGCCCATCACCATCCCATCACCATCCCTTCACTCCGCCCCTGCGCACGGGCAGCggggacggacggacggacggagggacggacagacagacggacaccAGGCGGCGGGGCGTGCCGGGGGTggtgccttcctcctcctcctcctcttcttcctcctcctcttcctcctccttttcctcctggtCCTCCCgcccctgcccctccctgcccggccctgccctccctgagtcacggctgggggcggccccggccGTGGCCGGGCGGGGGGTGCGGCCGGGATGTCCCCGGGGACACGGGGGATGCGGGGGTCACCTGCGCGGCCCCCCCAGGCCAGACCCCCCCGCGCCCTCCGTGTCCCACCACGGCCCGGCTCGGGAACACgggaccccccaggacccccggCACCCCCCGAGGCCGTCCCGGGTCGCTGTCGCCTCTGCACCCCGACAGTGCCCGTGTCACCCGTCCCGGTGGCAccgggagctgctggggagggttgggcagggctgggaatccCGTGGGACGTGGGGACAGCGGTGGCCACCAGTGCCGTGGGCCTGAGTGACACCAGGAGCTGGCGTGGGTGGCCTGTGGAACGGCGTGTGGGTACCTGGCACGGTACCTGGCACAGCACCTGGCACGATGGGCGGCTGCTCAGGATGGCCCATGGCTAATGTGACATGGGACATTGGCTACCTGACGCGACATGGCTGCTTGGCACGGGGTGTGGCTGCCTGGCACGGGGTGGGGCTGCTTGAATGGGACATGGTGCATGGCTGCCTGGTGGCACACGGGCACCTGGGGTGGCACACgggcccctggcacagctgtggctacCTGGCACAGGGTGTGCCCACCTGAGATGGCACCTGGCTGCCTGACAGAGTGTGTGCCCCCCTTCGATGGTACATGGCACAGTGTGTGCCCACCTGTGATGGCACTAGGCTACCTGACAGAGTGTGTCCCCACCTGAGATGGTACCTGACACAGGGTGTGCCCACCTGAGATGGCACCAGGCTGCCTGATGTGCTTTGTGGCACCTGACACAGGGCATGGCTACCTGGCATGGGGCGTGGCTGCCTGCTCCTGGCATGCCCACCCAGGACCCCGGGCACTCACCTGGCTGGCACCGCACAGGtgcagccatggcagggggggcaCAGGGCCCCGAGGGGAAGGGGCTCGGGCATGGGGAGCCCCCCGGCTGGCTGGGGTgcgctggggctggggtggctgcactggggtgtccctggggctACCGGGATGTCACCCCAGGTGtgcggggggcgcggggcagcacagccggggctgggggtgccgTGCCCCGGGCAGAGCTGTCACCTCTGGGACCCGCAGTGTCACCTGGGGGTGCAGGGCTGCACCGGGGGTCCCCAGCCCGGTGCTGTGTGTGGGGGCCATGGCTGGGGGGTCCCGGGTGAGTGTCACGGGTGGGGTGTGTAAGACCCCCGGCTGGGGGGGTGCAGGTGGGTAACGGGGGG is part of the Zonotrichia albicollis isolate bZonAlb1 chromosome 19, bZonAlb1.hap1, whole genome shotgun sequence genome and encodes:
- the FSCN2 gene encoding fascin-2, which translates into the protein MPTNGIHQVLKIQFGLINCESRYLTAESFGYKVNASAPSLKRKQIWTLEQDEADSSIVFLKSHLGRYLGADKDGKVRCEAEQPGRDEGFSIITQSDGRWALQSAPHRRFFGGREDRLSCFAPSVTEGELWTVHLAMHPQANLLSVSRRRYAHLSAHEDEIATDSNLPWGVDALITLCFQDKKYSLRTADERYLRCDGTLVPEPGAGTGYTLEFKAGKLAFKDCDGKYLAPTGPTGTLKSGRSSKPGKDELFDLEESHPQVVFTAANGRYVSIRQGVNVSANQDEELNHETFQLQIDRDTNKCSLHTNTGSYWTLVAHGGIQAVATEIAANTMFDIEWRGRRVALRASNGRYVCTKRNGQLAAVSDTVGEDEEFTLKLINRPMLVLRGEHGFVCYHRGSNLLDSNRSVYDVFHITFSDGAYQIQGQGGKYWYVASSGSVCSDGDLSEDFFFEFRERGRVAIKGKNGRYLRGDPAGTLRADSESVLRATLWEY